A part of Candidatus Electrothrix aestuarii genomic DNA contains:
- a CDS encoding Rpn family recombination-promoting nuclease/putative transposase, with translation MLTKERYINLFTDYGFKKIFGEEPNKNLLLDFLNELLKEEQGEIRDLTYLKTEQLGDTDIDRKAIFDLYCENERGEKFIVELQKSKQNFFKDRALYYSTFPIREQAERGDWNFKLKAVYTVAILDFVFDEDKNQPEKYRYDVKLSDIETNKVFYDKLTFIYLEMPKFTKELDELTTRFDKWLYVIRNLNRLEKLPETLREEVFEQLFASAEIARFTPEQVLSYEKSLKYYRDMKNSLDTAFEEGIEEGKEIGIAENQRKTAIIGLKQGLDKKIIADLTGLPIEEIEKIAEELHEDKP, from the coding sequence ATGCTCACCAAAGAACGCTATATCAACCTCTTCACCGACTACGGCTTCAAAAAGATCTTCGGCGAAGAGCCCAACAAAAACCTGCTTCTGGATTTCCTCAACGAGCTGCTCAAAGAGGAACAGGGAGAAATCCGGGATCTCACCTACCTGAAGACCGAACAACTCGGCGATACTGATATCGACCGCAAGGCCATCTTCGATCTTTACTGCGAAAACGAACGCGGCGAGAAATTCATTGTCGAACTCCAGAAGAGCAAACAGAATTTCTTCAAAGACCGCGCCCTCTACTACTCCACCTTCCCCATCCGCGAACAGGCGGAACGGGGTGACTGGAATTTCAAGCTCAAGGCCGTTTATACCGTGGCAATCCTGGACTTTGTCTTTGACGAGGATAAGAATCAGCCGGAAAAGTACCGCTATGATGTCAAGCTGTCAGATATTGAAACAAATAAGGTCTTCTATGATAAACTGACTTTTATCTACCTGGAGATGCCCAAATTCACCAAGGAGCTGGACGAACTGACCACCCGATTTGACAAGTGGCTCTACGTTATCAGGAACCTGAACCGACTGGAGAAGCTCCCGGAAACCTTACGAGAAGAAGTTTTTGAGCAACTCTTTGCCTCAGCCGAGATTGCCCGCTTCACCCCGGAGCAAGTCCTTTCCTATGAGAAGAGCCTGAAGTATTATCGCGATATGAAAAACTCGCTTGATACGGCTTTTGAGGAAGGAATAGAAGAAGGAAAAGAAATAGGAATAGCGGAAAATCAGCGAAAAACAGCTATCATAGGACTGAAGCAGGGACTTGATAAAAAAATAATAGCTGATTTGACGGGATTACCGATTGAAGAGATTGAGAAAATCGCAGAGGAACTCCATGAAGATAAGCCGTAA
- a CDS encoding ribbon-helix-helix domain-containing protein, giving the protein MKTAVSIPNKLFDAADNYAKKHGFSRSHLYAKALATFLEQHPADYITDQLNKVYPDESSQLDQVVFDMQMNTIEKEEW; this is encoded by the coding sequence ATGAAGACAGCTGTTTCTATCCCAAATAAACTCTTTGATGCTGCGGATAATTATGCCAAGAAACATGGATTTTCGCGTAGCCACCTTTATGCGAAGGCCCTGGCAACATTTCTTGAACAACATCCGGCAGATTATATTACCGACCAACTCAACAAGGTTTATCCTGATGAATCGTCTCAGTTGGATCAGGTTGTTTTTGATATGCAAATGAATACTATTGAGAAAGAAGAATGGTAA
- a CDS encoding type II toxin-antitoxin system PemK/MazF family toxin, with amino-acid sequence MKRGQIWWAELPDPVGSGPGYRRPLLIIQSNDFNRSNINTVIAAVITSNLRLAEAPGNVVLTRKVSKLSKKSVVNVSQLITLDKVLCTEKIHALPSDVMTEIDNGIRTILNR; translated from the coding sequence ATCAAGCGGGGGCAGATATGGTGGGCAGAGTTGCCCGATCCTGTCGGTTCAGGGCCAGGCTATAGAAGACCGTTGCTGATTATTCAATCCAACGACTTTAATCGAAGCAATATCAATACGGTGATTGCGGCTGTTATAACCAGCAACCTACGCTTGGCAGAGGCACCGGGTAATGTTGTGCTTACACGCAAGGTTTCAAAGTTGAGCAAAAAAAGTGTGGTCAACGTATCTCAGCTCATCACTCTTGACAAAGTGTTGTGTACAGAAAAAATACATGCTTTGCCAAGCGATGTCATGACTGAAATAGACAACGGAATCAGGACGATATTAAACCGTTAA
- the pqqD gene encoding pyrroloquinoline quinone biosynthesis peptide chaperone PqqD, with protein sequence MNKDSIITLEADYLLEKIENEITVYHPSLTTSIYLNESGAVIWELCDGKRTIAEIIDILVAAYPENAESIEADVLDIIGRLVDKNIARLRQENKAPSC encoded by the coding sequence ATGAATAAAGACAGCATTATTACCCTGGAAGCGGACTATCTGCTTGAGAAGATTGAGAACGAGATTACCGTGTATCACCCATCTCTCACCACCTCGATCTATCTCAACGAAAGCGGTGCGGTCATCTGGGAGCTCTGTGATGGCAAAAGAACCATCGCTGAAATTATCGATATTTTGGTCGCAGCCTATCCAGAAAACGCTGAGTCTATCGAAGCAGATGTGCTGGACATTATTGGCAGGCTGGTTGATAAAAACATTGCCCGCCTCAGGCAGGAAAACAAGGCACCATCCTGTTAA
- a CDS encoding nucleotidyltransferase family protein, producing MIQAILALCARDLSHATMLTQLDQSLAAFQRHGGSWSQLIREAERQGVAPLLYKHTRLLNYAIPVNERRMLQGLYLRNRHSNRIRNKAVQEILHLCSQQGTPLLLVKGIALANFAYDEIGLRPMRDIDLLIHKDDIGKVKDILYQLGYRPDEKHAVPDDYYHLTPMNKNIDGLPVSMEVHHNLLPFHPQYPLWPLEKSYNTAWEFKINGITARTLNLEDTLWYVYLHGFRAPLTYEPFRLVHVADLVTLVEKFSDKIDWQSPSKEMRILGNALSCLHHLTPWPQHIREEVKLNIPDRPQRVGFPYEGWPLRKIQKTPWAKLPQLARKTLWPSQWWVQLYYGHMQGRGYWKARCIDHPRMLWRWIKAYWHAHRTALLPTETEIPQSRSKGISRAE from the coding sequence ATGATCCAGGCTATCCTTGCACTCTGCGCCCGTGATTTGAGCCATGCCACCATGCTTACCCAGCTGGATCAATCTCTTGCTGCATTTCAGAGGCATGGAGGCTCCTGGAGCCAACTGATCCGGGAGGCGGAAAGGCAAGGCGTCGCCCCTTTGCTCTATAAGCACACCCGCTTACTGAACTACGCCATACCAGTCAATGAGCGACGCATGCTCCAAGGCCTGTACTTGCGGAACCGGCATTCCAATCGCATCAGAAACAAGGCGGTTCAAGAGATTCTTCACCTCTGTTCCCAACAAGGTACCCCTCTCCTTCTCGTCAAGGGGATCGCCCTGGCCAATTTCGCCTATGATGAAATCGGGCTGCGCCCTATGCGGGACATTGATCTTCTCATACACAAAGACGATATTGGCAAAGTTAAGGATATTCTTTACCAGCTTGGCTATAGGCCTGATGAAAAGCATGCTGTCCCGGATGACTATTACCATCTTACCCCGATGAACAAAAACATTGACGGGCTTCCGGTAAGCATGGAGGTCCATCACAACCTACTCCCCTTTCATCCCCAATATCCCTTATGGCCCCTGGAAAAGTCTTACAACACAGCTTGGGAATTTAAGATTAATGGCATTACAGCTCGCACACTCAACCTGGAAGACACCTTATGGTACGTGTACCTGCATGGCTTCCGGGCACCTCTGACCTATGAGCCATTCAGGCTTGTCCATGTTGCCGACCTGGTCACCCTTGTTGAAAAATTCTCTGACAAGATAGACTGGCAAAGCCCCAGCAAAGAGATGCGCATCCTTGGCAATGCACTCTCCTGCTTGCACCACCTTACCCCGTGGCCCCAGCATATCCGCGAAGAGGTTAAGCTGAACATACCTGATCGCCCACAGCGCGTTGGCTTCCCTTATGAAGGCTGGCCTCTACGAAAAATACAAAAAACACCGTGGGCAAAGCTGCCACAGCTTGCCCGAAAAACCCTCTGGCCGTCTCAGTGGTGGGTGCAGCTTTATTATGGTCATATGCAGGGACGTGGTTATTGGAAGGCACGATGCATTGATCATCCACGCATGCTGTGGCGATGGATCAAGGCCTATTGGCATGCACATCGCACAGCACTACTGCCCACCGAGACCGAAATTCCGCAAAGCCGTTCGAAAGGCATTAGCAGGGCTGAATAA
- a CDS encoding SLC13 family permease has protein sequence MHFNIQTINYLKESKLFSLCSNTDLARIAPFISEISLNTGDLLFYTGEHAESLFLLMDGQIEIQSGRRILNTIKSGTLGEESVNRKGKYLTTAVALQDAKLLKIPQKQLLRLLKKYPEMKDKVYSSLVNHHAYIKIEDKTNKEVKKDDAEIITVIGWIFAILLPLATYYYADNLAFDWKSKIFLTVAIATVVMWIFRLVDEYIPSIMAIIAILVLDIAPPDVVLSGFTSGSFFMALSIFGLSAILTTSGVTYRIVINLFRFLPLSQFWHSLAIFITGIFLTPLFPSANGRIGIATPILLDMAESLGYRKGGKAATRLAIATFSGFTLFSSIFLSSKSMHFIVFGILPLQVRERFSWGYWLYASLIAGLVLMGFYFLLTQVMFQNSDKPRLSRDIIKAQYEVLGPLSAQEWAAIGGIALFALGVATSSIHKIQLPWVGFAVLYLILVLGFLSKRDFKTHVDWTFLLYLGALIGLIKTISYLGLDTLLGQEFVWLGKYMKDDFYLFVPLLSICTMLLRLFIPNTATVAILSSVLFPIALSNGINPWIIGFIILIMSDSWIMPYQCSYYLLFDELTSSRKIFSKAMMLEFNLISIFFRVAAIYASIPFWKSIGIL, from the coding sequence ATGCACTTTAATATACAAACTATAAACTACCTGAAAGAATCAAAGCTTTTTTCGCTTTGCTCAAATACTGATCTTGCTCGCATTGCTCCCTTTATCTCTGAAATTTCTCTCAATACAGGAGATCTCTTATTCTATACCGGAGAGCACGCCGAAAGCCTGTTCCTGCTCATGGATGGTCAAATTGAAATCCAGTCAGGAAGGAGAATTTTAAATACAATAAAGTCAGGAACCTTAGGAGAAGAAAGCGTTAATAGAAAGGGAAAATATCTCACAACGGCTGTTGCACTGCAAGATGCAAAGCTCCTGAAAATTCCACAAAAGCAGCTCCTCCGCTTACTCAAGAAGTACCCAGAGATGAAGGACAAGGTCTATTCATCCCTGGTAAATCACCACGCTTACATTAAAATTGAGGATAAGACAAACAAAGAGGTCAAAAAAGACGACGCTGAAATCATCACGGTTATCGGCTGGATCTTTGCTATTCTCTTACCCTTAGCTACCTATTATTATGCCGACAATCTCGCCTTTGACTGGAAGAGTAAGATATTCTTAACCGTTGCCATTGCAACGGTGGTTATGTGGATCTTCAGGCTGGTTGATGAGTATATCCCCAGTATTATGGCCATCATAGCAATACTGGTTCTGGATATAGCGCCGCCCGATGTCGTCCTCTCGGGCTTTACCTCGGGAAGTTTTTTTATGGCGCTGAGTATTTTTGGGCTCAGTGCCATTCTAACAACGAGTGGGGTAACCTACAGAATCGTTATCAATTTATTCAGATTTCTTCCCTTATCGCAATTCTGGCATTCCCTGGCAATCTTTATAACCGGTATCTTTCTTACTCCACTTTTTCCCTCTGCAAATGGACGTATAGGGATTGCCACACCTATCTTATTGGATATGGCAGAATCTCTTGGTTATAGGAAAGGAGGCAAGGCCGCAACACGTCTTGCCATTGCAACCTTTTCTGGTTTCACATTATTTTCCAGCATCTTCCTGAGTAGTAAGTCCATGCATTTTATTGTCTTCGGCATCCTTCCTCTTCAAGTACGGGAACGATTCAGCTGGGGATATTGGTTGTATGCCTCCCTGATTGCCGGGCTTGTTCTCATGGGCTTTTACTTCCTCCTAACGCAGGTCATGTTTCAAAACAGTGATAAGCCGAGGCTCTCCCGAGATATCATAAAAGCGCAGTATGAAGTACTGGGACCGTTATCTGCTCAGGAATGGGCCGCTATCGGCGGTATTGCTCTTTTTGCTCTGGGTGTTGCGACCTCATCAATCCACAAAATCCAACTCCCCTGGGTGGGTTTTGCAGTTCTCTATCTCATCCTCGTCCTCGGATTTCTTTCAAAAAGAGACTTCAAAACCCATGTGGACTGGACCTTTCTCCTCTACCTTGGCGCACTCATCGGCCTGATAAAAACAATATCATATCTTGGGCTCGATACCCTGCTTGGACAGGAATTCGTGTGGTTAGGGAAATATATGAAGGACGATTTTTATCTGTTCGTTCCACTCCTTTCTATCTGCACGATGCTTCTCAGACTCTTTATTCCCAATACCGCAACAGTTGCGATTCTTTCCTCTGTTCTCTTTCCTATCGCCCTTTCAAACGGTATCAACCCCTGGATTATCGGATTTATTATCCTTATCATGAGTGATTCCTGGATCATGCCCTATCAGTGCTCTTATTACCTTCTCTTTGATGAACTCACATCATCCAGAAAAATTTTTAGCAAGGCTATGATGTTGGAATTTAATCTCATTTCAATATTTTTCAGAGTAGCTGCAATATATGCCTCCATACCGTTTTGGAAATCAATCGGAATTTTATAA
- a CDS encoding ABC transporter substrate binding protein, whose translation MDTKRNPSPEYKEKAGRNAIKAINQWNPNIIIAVDDNAQKFVAMHYNNSKAINIVFTGVNASVDTYGYDKAKNVTGILERIPFQEFREIFVQILPKNKRRIVHISDSSVTSQLVHEELTNVDWSPLKLVKSFQCETFKEWKEVIKNVDKIGDILLVTHYHTLQDENGKTMSPTDVMAWTAENVKIPDIGCWGFFVKDGGMMSIAVSPYEQGEEAAKMAVKIIEEKIPPNEIEVKINSLYVVHMRGDKLKERNISPPKMLEAFAKATNNYYE comes from the coding sequence ATGGATACCAAAAGGAATCCATCACCAGAGTATAAGGAAAAGGCGGGAAGAAATGCCATAAAGGCAATCAATCAGTGGAATCCGAATATTATTATTGCTGTAGACGATAATGCCCAAAAATTTGTGGCAATGCATTATAACAACAGCAAAGCGATAAATATTGTCTTCACAGGTGTAAATGCCTCTGTTGACACATACGGTTATGATAAAGCGAAAAATGTAACAGGCATTCTTGAACGCATTCCTTTCCAAGAATTCCGAGAAATCTTTGTGCAAATCTTACCAAAGAATAAACGACGCATTGTCCATATTTCCGACTCATCAGTCACCTCCCAATTAGTGCATGAAGAATTAACCAATGTGGACTGGAGTCCGCTCAAGCTCGTTAAATCGTTTCAATGCGAAACCTTTAAAGAGTGGAAAGAGGTCATTAAAAATGTCGACAAAATAGGAGATATACTTCTCGTCACCCATTACCACACCCTTCAGGATGAAAATGGCAAAACAATGAGTCCAACAGATGTCATGGCGTGGACAGCTGAGAATGTAAAAATACCCGATATCGGCTGTTGGGGATTCTTTGTCAAAGATGGTGGAATGATGTCAATAGCTGTTTCACCTTATGAACAGGGCGAAGAAGCTGCTAAAATGGCGGTAAAAATTATTGAGGAGAAGATCCCGCCCAACGAAATAGAGGTGAAAATCAACAGCCTCTATGTCGTCCACATGCGAGGAGACAAACTCAAAGAAAGAAATATATCTCCACCTAAAATGCTGGAAGCATTCGCGAAAGCGACAAATAATTATTACGAATAG
- a CDS encoding cation diffusion facilitator family transporter, with protein sequence MAELLSPLRCDNSEHRRKKAENVVNVGLFCNTVLALVKVVAGIIGHSQALLADGINSISDVIYFIAVKIFVRLSGKPADCEHPYGHHQLESIAALVIGAFVITTGAAIFWDSIDFAFKLFTGAVPSHPIGQFALYVALATIFTKILLMLQARKVGQETGNLAIKALAQDHLNDIFASAGAAIGITLSQMGAPWVDPVAGAVVAVIMAKTGLDILREASSDLMDNVPSEELAREIYDLLEEVIEVEAIEDIHAHRFGPYLVVNLTICIDGDLTVRKGDEIADQVESKLLKGIEMLRKVYVHYHPAGNGTKMGDAER encoded by the coding sequence ATGGCTGAACTTCTAAGCCCACTTCGCTGTGACAACTCGGAACACCGCCGGAAAAAAGCCGAAAATGTGGTGAATGTCGGCCTGTTTTGCAACACCGTCCTTGCCCTGGTCAAGGTGGTTGCAGGTATCATAGGGCATAGCCAGGCCTTACTGGCCGATGGTATTAACTCAATTTCTGACGTGATCTACTTTATCGCGGTGAAGATCTTTGTCCGGCTTTCTGGAAAACCGGCAGATTGCGAGCATCCCTATGGACACCACCAGCTTGAGAGCATAGCGGCCTTGGTTATCGGTGCCTTTGTTATCACCACCGGTGCAGCGATCTTCTGGGATTCCATAGATTTTGCCTTTAAATTATTTACCGGCGCCGTACCGTCACACCCCATAGGGCAGTTTGCCCTGTATGTGGCCTTAGCCACCATTTTTACCAAGATATTGCTTATGCTTCAGGCGCGCAAGGTCGGGCAGGAGACAGGAAACTTGGCGATCAAGGCCTTGGCTCAGGACCATCTCAATGATATTTTTGCCTCAGCTGGTGCTGCTATCGGTATTACTTTGAGCCAGATGGGTGCCCCCTGGGTGGACCCCGTAGCCGGAGCTGTTGTGGCAGTGATCATGGCGAAGACAGGCCTGGACATCCTTCGTGAGGCTTCTTCGGATTTGATGGATAATGTGCCCAGTGAGGAACTGGCTCGGGAAATTTATGATCTGCTGGAGGAGGTCATCGAGGTAGAGGCCATTGAGGATATTCACGCCCATCGTTTTGGACCCTACCTCGTGGTCAACCTGACCATCTGCATTGATGGGGATCTGACCGTCAGGAAAGGAGATGAAATTGCCGACCAGGTGGAGAGTAAGCTCTTGAAGGGGATAGAAATGCTCCGCAAGGTCTATGTGCATTATCATCCTGCCGGTAATGGGACAAAGATGGGCGATGCGGAGCGCTAA
- a CDS encoding radical SAM protein: MIFQWHITNRCNLRCLHCYQQSYEDASELSLEEIEQVLTQIEQFRIRYRSRGPLHLTLTGGEPFLFPHLEALIEKVHAQKTIRSYSLLTNGHYIDAERIQFLKKHPPAYVQISLDGTKEKHELIRGKGSFTRAVQGIRQLVAAGIRTSVSFTATKKNYKDILKLSFLCNRLNINHLWTDRVIPSPGDAEGLSLGPAEVRKYIWLLRLAVLINLHHPFTRNRISFARGLQFLSFPFQRPYRCSAGRTLLALMPNGDVYPCRRMEYLVGNLFEHSLSEIYETNDLLRRLQDNSLSVRGCEKCRHARTCHGGLKCLAMAKNGDPFTRDPGCYVRSEAVKEVVRNE; the protein is encoded by the coding sequence ATGATCTTTCAATGGCATATTACAAATCGCTGTAACCTTCGCTGCCTGCATTGCTACCAGCAGAGCTATGAGGATGCCAGCGAGCTTTCGTTGGAGGAGATAGAGCAGGTGCTGACCCAGATTGAGCAATTCCGGATCAGATACCGGTCGCGGGGACCTCTTCATCTTACCCTCACCGGTGGCGAGCCCTTTTTGTTCCCGCACCTTGAGGCCCTGATAGAAAAGGTGCATGCGCAGAAAACCATCCGAAGTTATAGCCTCCTCACCAATGGGCATTATATCGATGCCGAGCGTATTCAATTCCTGAAAAAACATCCCCCTGCCTATGTGCAAATCAGCTTAGACGGCACCAAAGAGAAGCATGAGCTCATCCGAGGGAAGGGGAGTTTTACCAGGGCAGTACAGGGGATTAGGCAGCTGGTCGCCGCAGGTATCAGAACAAGTGTCTCCTTCACCGCAACGAAGAAAAATTATAAGGATATATTGAAATTATCCTTTCTCTGTAATCGCCTCAATATCAACCATCTTTGGACAGATCGGGTGATACCGAGCCCCGGAGATGCAGAGGGGCTTTCCCTTGGACCTGCTGAGGTCAGGAAGTATATCTGGCTCTTGCGGCTGGCTGTTCTCATCAATCTGCATCATCCCTTTACCCGCAACCGCATTTCTTTTGCCAGGGGCCTGCAATTCCTTTCCTTTCCCTTCCAAAGGCCGTATCGGTGCTCTGCCGGACGAACCCTGCTTGCCCTCATGCCTAATGGGGATGTCTATCCTTGCAGAAGGATGGAATATCTGGTGGGTAACCTCTTTGAACACAGCCTTTCAGAAATATATGAGACCAATGATCTGCTCAGACGCCTTCAGGATAATAGCCTTTCTGTTCGGGGCTGCGAAAAATGCAGACATGCGAGGACTTGTCATGGTGGGTTGAAATGCCTTGCAATGGCAAAGAATGGCGATCCTTTTACACGGGACCCTGGGTGTTATGTTCGCTCTGAAGCAGTGAAAGAGGTGGTTAGGAATGAGTAA
- a CDS encoding DEAD/DEAH box helicase, protein MAAAQLIVNAECFLSGASEELCTAIREQLTIDNPKYLDAQRYSRWVGKQLKPKLHFYRQEGQSLVFPRGFGNRAVLLCRRFMGEDPVLIDQRRKVAPINCDFLGELRPYQEEAVQAFAGHSFGVLEAGTGSGKTVMALKIIAERRQPTIILVHSRELLEQWMERIAAFLNIRAGQAGGGRYDPRPVTVAIVNTARNRLDDLVPRFGQLIVDECHRVPSTLFTDVVSGFDTYYMLGLSATAFRREMGMTKLIYSYMGDRVHAVDPGLLAETGAVVRPDLIQHETEFFAPYSGEYPKLIKALTKDPKRNQQIVEDVVAMIQQGNEGTILLVSDRVAHCQTLLNSLQQEGIIAEMLTGSISLNARADIVRRVQKGEVQVLLSTLQLISEGFDCPGLATLVLATPIRFEGRLLQVVGRIMRPAEGKKALVIDYVDGKVGVLLRSGLARADIFTRWQ, encoded by the coding sequence ATGGCAGCAGCGCAGCTCATTGTGAACGCAGAGTGTTTTTTGAGCGGGGCCTCGGAGGAGCTGTGTACCGCTATCCGGGAGCAGCTGACCATTGATAATCCCAAATATCTGGATGCACAGCGTTACTCCCGTTGGGTGGGCAAACAGCTCAAACCCAAACTCCATTTCTATCGCCAGGAGGGGCAGAGCCTGGTCTTTCCCCGAGGCTTCGGTAACCGTGCTGTCCTTCTTTGCCGTCGCTTCATGGGGGAGGACCCCGTCCTGATTGATCAGCGGCGGAAAGTGGCCCCCATCAATTGTGATTTTTTGGGAGAACTCCGTCCCTACCAGGAGGAGGCTGTCCAGGCCTTTGCGGGTCATTCCTTTGGGGTGCTGGAGGCGGGCACCGGTTCCGGCAAGACGGTCATGGCCTTAAAGATTATTGCCGAGCGTCGGCAACCCACCATCATTCTTGTGCATTCCCGCGAGCTCCTGGAACAATGGATGGAGCGCATCGCGGCCTTTCTCAATATCCGGGCTGGTCAGGCTGGTGGTGGCCGTTATGATCCCCGGCCTGTGACTGTGGCTATTGTCAACACGGCTCGTAATCGCCTGGATGACTTGGTGCCTCGTTTTGGTCAACTCATAGTCGACGAATGCCATCGGGTTCCGTCGACTCTTTTCACCGATGTGGTGAGCGGATTTGATACCTATTACATGCTGGGGCTGTCTGCCACGGCCTTTCGCCGTGAGATGGGCATGACCAAGCTCATCTATAGCTATATGGGGGACCGGGTCCATGCCGTAGACCCTGGTCTGCTGGCTGAAACAGGCGCGGTTGTCCGGCCCGATCTTATCCAGCACGAGACCGAGTTCTTTGCCCCCTATTCCGGGGAGTATCCCAAATTAATCAAGGCCCTGACCAAGGACCCCAAGCGTAATCAACAGATCGTCGAAGATGTGGTGGCGATGATCCAGCAGGGCAATGAGGGGACCATCCTGCTGGTTTCTGATCGGGTGGCTCATTGCCAGACCTTGCTGAACAGTCTGCAACAAGAGGGCATTATTGCTGAGATGCTCACCGGCAGTATTTCATTGAATGCGCGGGCCGATATTGTTCGGCGGGTGCAAAAGGGCGAGGTCCAGGTGCTGCTCTCCACCTTGCAGCTGATCAGCGAGGGCTTTGATTGCCCTGGTCTTGCCACCCTGGTGCTGGCAACACCGATTCGTTTTGAGGGTCGTCTCCTCCAAGTGGTGGGGCGGATCATGCGACCAGCTGAGGGCAAGAAGGCCCTGGTTATTGATTATGTGGATGGCAAGGTCGGAGTGCTGCTTCGTTCTGGCCTTGCCCGGGCAGATATCTTTACACGTTGGCAGTAG
- a CDS encoding histidine triad nucleotide-binding protein, which yields MAENCLFCKIIKGEIPSDKLYEDDEVLVFRDIAPTAPVHFLVIPKKHINGPAAVAEEDQALIGKLMRIGSQVAKEEGIEAFRVVFNNGAEAGQTVFHIHMHIIGGRSLNWPPG from the coding sequence ATGGCAGAGAATTGTCTTTTCTGTAAAATCATCAAGGGAGAAATTCCCTCAGATAAACTCTATGAAGACGATGAGGTGCTGGTCTTTCGGGATATCGCCCCTACAGCCCCTGTCCACTTTCTCGTCATCCCGAAAAAACACATCAACGGCCCGGCTGCGGTAGCAGAAGAGGACCAGGCGCTCATCGGCAAGCTGATGCGGATTGGCTCGCAGGTTGCCAAAGAAGAGGGAATTGAAGCATTTCGGGTTGTCTTTAATAACGGTGCCGAGGCAGGTCAGACAGTTTTTCACATCCACATGCATATCATCGGTGGACGCAGCCTGAATTGGCCTCCAGGTTGA
- a CDS encoding IS110 family transposase, protein MHHEYILGIDVAKAKLDIALRRPDGKFRSKVVPNTSDGFKKLSEWLRKQGANRVHACMEATGIYHESAAEFLADTGHTVSVVNPARIKAFGAASMSRTKTDKKDARLIAQFCAEKRPSAWEPPSETLRELRALVARRDALEAMKTQENNRKHVARAAVLEGIEKHLEYLANEIDHIDSEIKQKIDDDPDLKKQRKLLDGIPGLGPKTIPVLLSFFGGALRFDNARQAAAYAGLDPKQHQSGTSINLKTRISKMGHVLLRKALYMPAMVAVNRTDWGRAFKARLSANGKAPKVIICAMMRKLVHVAFGVLRSDEPFNAMLHNPA, encoded by the coding sequence ATGCATCACGAATACATACTCGGTATTGATGTAGCAAAAGCAAAATTAGATATCGCTCTCCGTCGCCCAGACGGAAAATTCAGAAGTAAGGTCGTTCCGAATACTTCAGACGGTTTTAAAAAACTGTCCGAATGGTTACGAAAACAAGGCGCGAACAGGGTCCATGCCTGCATGGAAGCTACCGGAATTTACCACGAATCTGCTGCGGAATTCCTCGCAGATACCGGTCACACTGTGAGTGTCGTTAATCCGGCGCGGATTAAAGCCTTCGGCGCCGCGTCCATGAGCCGGACGAAAACCGATAAAAAAGACGCCCGGCTGATCGCACAGTTCTGCGCGGAAAAACGTCCGTCCGCATGGGAGCCTCCGTCGGAGACGCTCCGGGAACTCCGTGCTCTCGTCGCCCGCCGCGATGCTCTTGAAGCCATGAAAACACAGGAGAACAACCGGAAGCATGTCGCCCGCGCGGCGGTTCTCGAAGGCATCGAAAAGCACCTCGAATATCTCGCGAATGAAATCGATCATATCGATTCGGAAATAAAACAAAAAATCGACGACGATCCCGATCTGAAAAAGCAACGGAAGCTCCTCGACGGTATTCCCGGCCTCGGTCCGAAAACAATACCGGTCCTGCTTTCATTTTTCGGCGGCGCACTCCGTTTCGACAATGCCCGACAGGCGGCCGCCTACGCCGGACTTGATCCGAAACAGCATCAGTCCGGAACCAGTATCAACCTGAAAACAAGGATTTCAAAAATGGGTCACGTCCTACTCCGCAAGGCACTTTATATGCCCGCGATGGTCGCCGTCAACAGAACCGATTGGGGACGTGCGTTCAAAGCTAGGCTCTCCGCAAACGGAAAGGCGCCGAAAGTTATCATCTGCGCCATGATGCGTAAGCTCGTGCATGTCGCCTTCGGCGTTCTGCGGTCGGACGAACCGTTCAATGCCATGCTGCATAACCCGGCCTGA